Proteins co-encoded in one Deltaproteobacteria bacterium genomic window:
- the argS gene encoding arginine--tRNA ligase — MKTRIHAILRATIDDCVERGLLSKAPIPPYVIEIPNNSAHGHFATNVSMTLASSQRRRPTDIATTIIENLKDEAHLLESVEIAGPGFINFRIRAEEWCRLLAEIGNPETEYGRVDAGTGENVLVEFVSANPTGPLHLGHGRGAALGDTLCRILAFCGHKVVREFYVNDAGAQVRLLGESIYSRFRQLRDPDYPFPENGYHGDYILDLAGVISRETELDALPEEEAIAWCAEKGKEMMLEEIKADLSRFRVAFDTWSSETDLHASGLLRDTLEVIRADGHLYEKDGATWIRTSEFGDDKDRVIRKKDGQFTYFASDIAYHLQKYRKGFTRAVNIWGADHHGYVPRIKAALSAHGISESWLSVLLIQLVKLWEGGQEIRMSKRAGSFVTLKELMDAVGEDAVRFVFLMKNHDSPLDFDMDLVKKRDSDNPVYYVQYAHARVCSIFRKAEAEGILLPRTPADLSSHLTLDEELAMIRTMADFPSLLTEICTTLEAHRLTYYLTDLAALFHRYFNLGTKAPQCRVVTADTALTQARLVLSEGVRTVIATGLGLLGIDAPQKM; from the coding sequence ATGAAGACCAGGATACATGCTATATTGAGGGCAACCATCGACGATTGCGTTGAGCGAGGACTCCTTTCAAAAGCGCCGATCCCACCATATGTCATAGAAATCCCGAATAACTCAGCACATGGTCATTTTGCAACCAATGTGTCGATGACGCTCGCGTCCAGCCAGAGGCGGAGGCCGACGGACATCGCAACAACAATCATAGAAAATCTCAAGGACGAAGCACACCTCCTGGAGTCCGTAGAAATCGCCGGGCCCGGATTTATCAATTTCAGAATCCGGGCGGAGGAGTGGTGCAGGCTGCTGGCCGAGATCGGGAATCCTGAGACCGAGTACGGCCGGGTGGACGCCGGCACCGGCGAAAACGTCCTGGTTGAATTCGTCAGCGCCAACCCCACCGGACCGCTCCATCTGGGTCATGGCCGGGGGGCCGCCCTGGGCGATACCCTCTGCCGGATTCTTGCCTTTTGCGGCCACAAGGTGGTGCGGGAGTTTTACGTCAACGACGCCGGCGCCCAGGTCCGACTCCTGGGCGAATCCATTTACTCCCGATTCAGGCAGCTCAGGGACCCGGATTACCCCTTCCCTGAAAATGGGTACCATGGGGACTATATTCTCGATCTGGCCGGTGTCATTTCCCGGGAAACGGAACTCGACGCCCTTCCAGAGGAGGAGGCCATCGCCTGGTGCGCCGAGAAGGGGAAAGAGATGATGCTGGAGGAGATCAAGGCGGATCTGAGCCGTTTCAGGGTGGCCTTTGACACATGGTCCAGCGAAACAGACCTCCATGCGTCAGGTCTCTTACGAGACACCCTGGAGGTGATCCGGGCTGACGGGCATCTCTATGAAAAGGATGGGGCCACCTGGATCAGAACATCTGAATTCGGGGACGATAAGGACAGGGTAATCCGTAAAAAGGATGGGCAGTTTACCTATTTTGCTTCTGACATTGCATACCATTTGCAAAAATACAGAAAAGGCTTTACAAGAGCGGTGAACATATGGGGGGCGGACCATCATGGGTATGTCCCGCGGATCAAGGCCGCGCTTTCCGCGCACGGCATTTCGGAAAGCTGGCTGTCAGTGTTGCTGATCCAACTGGTGAAACTCTGGGAAGGCGGCCAGGAGATCCGTATGTCCAAGAGAGCGGGGAGTTTCGTCACGCTCAAGGAGTTGATGGATGCCGTCGGGGAGGATGCGGTCCGATTTGTATTTCTCATGAAGAATCACGACTCTCCCCTGGATTTTGACATGGACCTTGTAAAAAAACGGGACAGCGATAATCCAGTGTATTATGTCCAGTATGCCCATGCCAGGGTATGCAGCATCTTCCGGAAGGCTGAAGCTGAAGGCATCTTGCTACCGCGCACACCCGCCGATCTGTCCAGCCACCTCACATTGGATGAGGAGTTGGCAATGATCAGGACAATGGCGGATTTCCCATCCCTTTTGACGGAGATCTGCACGACGCTGGAGGCCCATCGACTGACATATTATCTGACAGATCTCGCCGCGCTGTTTCACCGGTATTTCAATCTGGGCACTAAGGCCCCCCAGTGCCGGGTGGTTACCGCGGACACCGCCTTAACCCAGGCAAGACTGGTCCTGTCGGAAGGGGTTCGAACCGTTATTGCCACCGGCTTGGGGCTTCTCGGCATCGATGCCCCCCAGAAGATGTGA